One genomic region from Metallosphaera tengchongensis encodes:
- a CDS encoding AAA family ATPase, giving the protein MIYRAKVEGEGLAIIDFDAKGYGVYDDHYNLVRALAHNGKVYVNVDKGTAYIYLVKDKPDTLPDDKDFLVHDFKVVKYEECKDAKELQGFDGTLINRETNTATYLFTHKEIGPSFYLEVDYTYEGEGDNLIVGFLAESEPDSKTNCNGQLLGGCEKYYAKGSYAVGFNPIYSRKLQTPNSPIKDIVLVNPDGNCELLPVHVSEVKGRHTLKVVYDYGSLTVSLDMAGTPPIYLGPNGKPGHIYVVGNSGAAGSRIRINSLILYDGKYLGVKEVQQVGFEEVRIKNFKGISEGSVDLGKVNVIIGANNAGKTSLLEALYLLASAEQRPAGFNDSIELLAYLHGIENNAQKSRSLFHFYNTQLPVEIEGGKRRVKITYENNVIKKVLEGDKEVTEGEQRALFVNSLLLRKYISYIENNWETISNMTDVIKEVISDINEVNNEEYIPTITFEPFAGQNTFYLMRSDGKRVRLFDLGEGLQIFLTVRLLYEYLKPGLILWDDIESHLNPKLLGHIIAWFENIPGQVVITTHNLAVAEDIIENFGARCLAIDVKNDGKLVKKEIDNLSKYLKLNVDPRVIVRGETVG; this is encoded by the coding sequence ATGATATATAGGGCTAAAGTAGAGGGCGAGGGACTAGCAATAATTGACTTTGATGCTAAAGGTTATGGTGTATATGATGACCACTATAATTTAGTTAGGGCTTTAGCACATAATGGAAAGGTTTACGTAAATGTAGATAAAGGCACAGCGTACATTTATCTTGTTAAAGATAAACCTGACACTCTCCCTGACGACAAAGATTTTCTAGTCCATGACTTTAAAGTAGTGAAATATGAGGAGTGTAAGGACGCAAAGGAGTTACAAGGTTTTGACGGAACGCTAATTAACAGGGAAACCAATACTGCAACCTATTTGTTCACACATAAGGAAATAGGACCGTCATTTTACTTAGAAGTTGATTACACCTATGAAGGAGAGGGAGATAACCTAATAGTAGGCTTTTTAGCGGAAAGTGAGCCCGACTCTAAAACTAACTGTAATGGTCAACTCTTAGGCGGTTGCGAGAAATATTACGCAAAGGGTAGCTACGCTGTGGGTTTTAACCCTATATACTCTCGAAAATTACAAACCCCTAATAGCCCTATAAAAGATATCGTTTTAGTAAATCCTGATGGGAACTGCGAGCTGTTACCTGTTCACGTCAGTGAGGTTAAAGGGAGACATACCTTAAAGGTGGTCTACGACTACGGCTCACTTACTGTCTCTCTTGATATGGCTGGAACGCCTCCTATCTATCTTGGGCCAAACGGTAAGCCTGGCCACATATACGTGGTGGGTAATAGCGGTGCCGCGGGCTCCAGAATAAGAATAAATTCTTTAATCTTATACGACGGTAAATATTTAGGGGTAAAGGAAGTCCAGCAGGTAGGGTTTGAGGAAGTCAGAATCAAAAACTTCAAGGGAATTTCGGAGGGAAGCGTGGATTTAGGGAAAGTTAACGTCATTATAGGAGCTAATAATGCAGGGAAAACTAGCCTCCTCGAAGCCCTTTACTTGTTAGCCTCTGCGGAGCAAAGACCAGCAGGTTTCAACGATTCTATCGAGCTCCTAGCTTATCTTCACGGTATCGAAAATAACGCACAAAAGAGTAGGTCCCTTTTCCACTTCTATAACACTCAACTTCCAGTAGAGATAGAGGGAGGAAAAAGGAGGGTTAAGATAACGTATGAGAACAACGTAATTAAAAAGGTTTTAGAAGGAGATAAGGAGGTCACGGAAGGTGAGCAAAGAGCACTATTCGTAAATTCCTTGTTGCTAAGGAAGTACATTTCATATATCGAAAATAACTGGGAGACAATATCGAACATGACAGACGTAATAAAGGAAGTGATCTCAGATATTAACGAAGTGAACAACGAGGAGTACATACCAACAATAACTTTCGAGCCCTTTGCAGGACAAAACACCTTCTACTTAATGAGATCGGACGGTAAGAGAGTGAGGCTCTTTGACCTGGGGGAAGGACTGCAGATATTCTTGACAGTAAGGCTACTCTATGAGTACTTGAAACCTGGGCTAATACTATGGGACGATATAGAGAGCCATCTAAATCCAAAGCTGTTGGGGCACATAATAGCTTGGTTTGAAAACATACCTGGACAGGTTGTAATCACTACACATAACCTAGCTGTGGCTGAGGACATTATAGAAAATTTTGGTGCAAGGTGTTTGGCAATCGATGTGAAAAATGATGGTAAACTTGTCAAGAAAGAAATAGACAACCTTTCAAAATACCTAAAGTTAAACGTAGACCCTAGAGTGATTGTCAGAGGAGAGACGGTTGGCTAA
- a CDS encoding 4Fe-4S dicluster domain-containing protein — protein sequence MGIDPNYRSKPVIGDHSGHKIYSPQDQPPVPKEKALGVHGTIVGVDFDVCIADGSCITACPVNVFQWFDTPGHPASEKKADPINEQACIFCMACVNVCPVAAIDVKPP from the coding sequence CTGGGTATAGATCCAAACTATAGGAGTAAACCCGTGATTGGTGACCATTCAGGGCATAAGATATACTCGCCACAGGATCAGCCACCAGTTCCCAAGGAAAAAGCTCTAGGAGTCCACGGCACCATTGTCGGCGTCGACTTCGACGTCTGCATCGCTGACGGGTCTTGCATAACAGCCTGCCCGGTGAACGTGTTCCAGTGGTTCGACACGCCGGGGCATCCAGCCAGCGAGAAGAAGGCAGACCCAATAAACGAGCAGGCCTGCATATTCTGCATGGCTTGCGTAAACGTTTGTCCCGTAGCTGCCATAGACGTAAAACCGCCCTGA
- a CDS encoding hemerythrin domain-containing protein — protein MSLIDRLVQDHAEEDVLLEKVKAIVEEGRGDGQVMELMDRFSRNLKYHIFLEEEYLFPMIAGEYIFRWNFELMNQHVALWNLVEKIESSFRRGELEEVKKSVYLLSSLLKVHNAIEERNGIYEEIGKALKERGGMELPSEMPKGWSPKFMTTPTSEE, from the coding sequence ATGTCGTTGATTGACAGGCTGGTCCAGGACCACGCAGAGGAGGACGTTCTACTGGAGAAGGTCAAGGCCATCGTTGAGGAAGGACGGGGAGATGGACAGGTGATGGAGCTCATGGACAGGTTCTCTAGGAACTTGAAGTACCACATCTTCCTCGAGGAGGAGTACCTTTTCCCCATGATTGCGGGAGAGTACATATTTAGGTGGAACTTTGAGCTCATGAACCAGCACGTCGCTTTATGGAACTTGGTGGAAAAGATTGAGAGCTCATTCAGGAGGGGTGAATTAGAAGAAGTCAAGAAGTCGGTCTACCTCCTGAGCTCCTTATTGAAGGTCCACAACGCGATAGAGGAGAGGAACGGCATATATGAGGAGATAGGTAAGGCCCTGAAGGAGAGGGGAGGGATGGAACTCCCCTCCGAGATGCCTAAGGGCTGGTCGCCCAAGTTCATGACGACACCAACTTCGGAGGAGTAG
- a CDS encoding NAD(P)/FAD-dependent oxidoreductase, which translates to MKKVVILGAGYGGLTVAHRLRDYFRPEEMDVTVISRERTVYENTIFPALLTDDVREDETRFDAMETMGRRGNHFVEAEVEEILTESNEVRTSKGTFDYDYLVVALGGAYEENFSSIPGSEHAFMHHPLTHFLRIKERLLSMDEVNAVIGNSTGSPIEGPSYQLALIIMHQIRSRGIKGSVTLVTQSPKGVFGMIPSPGVSEAANRLFMEQGINLVMGDSLVEARRDKVITKNGREVESNLTSILPKLSAPKVVRDALPVNKDGYVDVELPSFRVKGLQNVFAVGDLAQGMVQARTARGAMIAGENVASTLGKELKGIQRPLYRQGVLCVFHGGGIAGMLRFDVDERPRVNFVVSPIFTKLKIIYSRLLVRSGFNVPYHAAPTFA; encoded by the coding sequence TTGAAGAAAGTCGTTATATTGGGAGCTGGATACGGTGGTCTAACTGTAGCCCACAGGCTGAGGGACTACTTCAGACCTGAGGAGATGGACGTGACAGTAATATCCAGGGAAAGGACAGTCTATGAGAACACGATATTCCCAGCACTCCTCACTGACGACGTGAGGGAGGATGAGACTAGGTTTGACGCAATGGAGACCATGGGACGAAGGGGTAACCACTTCGTGGAAGCTGAAGTGGAGGAAATCCTAACTGAGTCAAATGAGGTCCGTACTAGTAAGGGGACTTTCGACTACGACTATCTGGTAGTTGCACTCGGAGGGGCGTACGAGGAGAACTTCTCTAGTATCCCTGGGAGCGAGCACGCGTTCATGCACCATCCCCTCACGCATTTCCTGAGGATAAAGGAAAGGTTACTCTCCATGGACGAGGTCAACGCCGTTATCGGTAACTCTACGGGGAGCCCCATAGAAGGGCCATCGTACCAGTTGGCGCTGATTATCATGCACCAGATAAGGTCGAGGGGGATCAAGGGGAGCGTCACGTTAGTGACCCAAAGTCCAAAGGGGGTCTTCGGCATGATACCTTCACCAGGAGTCTCTGAGGCTGCGAACAGACTCTTCATGGAACAGGGGATAAACCTCGTAATGGGGGACTCCCTGGTGGAGGCTAGAAGAGATAAGGTCATCACAAAGAATGGTAGAGAGGTGGAGAGCAACTTAACGTCAATTCTCCCGAAACTCTCAGCCCCTAAAGTAGTCAGAGATGCCCTACCCGTTAACAAGGACGGATACGTGGACGTGGAACTACCTTCGTTCAGGGTCAAGGGCCTTCAAAACGTCTTCGCGGTGGGGGATCTGGCTCAAGGGATGGTACAAGCTAGGACTGCGAGGGGTGCTATGATTGCAGGTGAAAACGTAGCTTCCACGCTGGGGAAGGAACTGAAGGGAATCCAGAGGCCTCTATACAGACAGGGAGTCCTATGTGTTTTTCACGGAGGGGGGATAGCCGGTATGCTTAGGTTTGACGTAGACGAGAGACCTAGGGTGAACTTCGTGGTGAGTCCTATCTTCACTAAACTGAAAATAATCTACAGTAGGCTCCTGGTGAGGTCAGGGTTTAACGTACCGTACCACGCCGCACCGACGTTCGCGTGA